A section of the Enterobacter sp. C2 genome encodes:
- a CDS encoding multiubiquitin domain-containing protein: MNSENINDIDDVGEAIREGRALRSARAYRILFAQENLAFHAIEINDPVPLGRQILIAAGLPANDDYSLFAILETGDFEDLRLDETFDLRGRGAERFVAFQTDRDFKLTINESQVSWGKPAISGSALYDLAKPSDGDAVFMVIRGGNDRQIEPNEAVDLTAPGVEHFITAPKRKPKIDIVVNGREVQVCDSHQTFEQLVAIAYPGEAPAPEIVYSITYRGVASKPHSGELAAGGFVEVKNGSVINVSRTIQS, encoded by the coding sequence ATGAATTCTGAAAATATAAACGATATTGACGATGTCGGGGAAGCAATTCGCGAAGGTCGTGCTCTGCGTTCCGCACGCGCCTACCGCATCCTGTTCGCACAGGAAAACCTGGCTTTTCACGCAATCGAAATCAATGATCCTGTGCCACTGGGTCGTCAGATCCTGATTGCTGCTGGTCTACCTGCAAATGATGATTATAGCCTGTTTGCCATTCTGGAAACGGGGGATTTCGAAGACTTGCGCCTTGATGAAACCTTCGATTTACGCGGTCGTGGCGCAGAGCGCTTTGTGGCCTTCCAGACCGATCGCGATTTCAAACTGACAATTAATGAGAGTCAAGTATCATGGGGCAAGCCCGCGATTTCAGGCTCCGCGTTATACGACCTGGCGAAACCCAGTGACGGAGATGCCGTTTTCATGGTTATTCGTGGTGGAAACGATCGTCAGATTGAACCGAACGAGGCAGTAGATCTCACCGCCCCGGGAGTTGAGCACTTCATCACTGCGCCAAAGCGCAAACCGAAGATTGACATCGTAGTCAATGGCCGCGAAGTCCAGGTATGTGATAGTCACCAAACTTTCGAGCAGTTAGTCGCTATCGCTTACCCAGGTGAAGCTCCAGCACCTGAGATTGTATACTCAATTACATATCGCGGCGTGGCCTCAAAGCCACATAGTGGTGAATTGGCCGCTGGTGGCTTTGTTGAAGTAAAAAATGGGAGCGTGATCAATGTCAGCCGCACCATTCAGTCTTAA
- a CDS encoding DUF6527 family protein — translation MEYGTVVHSCCCGCGLEVVTPLTPTDWRLTFDGEAISLWPSVGNWNLPCRSHYVIQGNRVVEAGHWDKAQIDAERRRDKAAKARYYSQIESPGAQKELKPKPTNGPAGTMANRESIWAKLLRWLS, via the coding sequence ATGGAATACGGTACCGTGGTCCACAGTTGCTGTTGTGGCTGTGGCCTTGAAGTAGTGACACCTCTGACTCCAACAGACTGGCGTCTAACCTTTGATGGGGAAGCAATTTCGCTTTGGCCATCGGTAGGCAACTGGAATTTACCCTGTCGATCGCACTATGTGATTCAAGGTAATCGAGTGGTAGAGGCTGGGCATTGGGACAAAGCTCAGATTGATGCAGAGAGGCGTCGCGACAAAGCGGCTAAGGCGCGCTACTACTCACAAATTGAATCTCCTGGGGCTCAGAAAGAGTTGAAACCGAAGCCTACCAATGGGCCTGCTGGGACGATGGCTAACCGAGAGAGCATTTGGGCCAAGCTACTGCGATGGTTAAGTTAG
- a CDS encoding ThiF family adenylyltransferase, which produces MSAAPFSLNSDLMRLREEGYYVQIVGGFLVMREVPYVNAQLEVKTGTLISSLCMSGNVTQKPEPHTIHFDGDYPCNSQGAPIQAIAHQSVAVDLGHGLSAQHMFSSKPGPEGYSDYHQKMTTYATIISGHAAILRPDATPRVFKNPDEEDGCVFNYLETASDRVGIGALTARLEGQRIAILGTGGTGSYVLDQLAKTPVSEIRLIDGDDFLQHNAFRAPGAPSIDTLREVPKKVDYLAGIYSNMHRHIVPHAVQMDIDNLNLLDGINFAFLCMDAGEPKRLAVQRLEDMRVSFVDVGMGLELVNGSLGGILRVTASTPNKRDHFGKRVSFEGGGVENLYASNIQVAELNMMNAALAVIKWKKLLGFYRDLENEHHCSYTTDGNMLLNGDSL; this is translated from the coding sequence ATGTCAGCCGCACCATTCAGTCTTAATAGTGACCTTATGCGCTTGCGTGAGGAAGGATACTACGTACAAATCGTGGGTGGTTTCTTAGTGATGCGTGAAGTGCCGTATGTTAACGCGCAGTTGGAAGTTAAGACCGGCACGCTCATCTCAAGTCTTTGCATGTCTGGAAACGTTACTCAAAAGCCAGAGCCGCACACGATTCACTTTGATGGAGACTATCCGTGCAATTCCCAGGGTGCGCCCATCCAAGCTATTGCACATCAGAGCGTTGCGGTGGATCTGGGACATGGGTTGAGTGCTCAGCACATGTTCTCCAGTAAACCCGGGCCAGAGGGTTACAGCGATTATCATCAGAAGATGACGACGTACGCGACAATCATTTCTGGCCACGCAGCGATCCTCAGACCTGACGCTACGCCACGTGTGTTTAAAAATCCCGACGAGGAGGATGGCTGTGTATTTAACTATCTGGAAACTGCTTCAGACCGAGTGGGAATAGGTGCGTTGACCGCACGACTTGAAGGTCAACGTATCGCTATCCTTGGCACTGGTGGAACAGGATCCTATGTGCTGGACCAGTTGGCGAAAACTCCAGTGAGTGAGATACGCCTCATCGACGGTGATGATTTTCTTCAACACAACGCTTTTCGTGCCCCAGGCGCGCCGTCGATAGACACTCTCCGTGAGGTGCCAAAGAAAGTGGATTACCTAGCGGGTATCTACAGTAATATGCACCGCCATATCGTGCCACATGCAGTGCAAATGGACATAGATAATCTCAACCTTCTGGACGGAATCAACTTCGCCTTCCTTTGCATGGACGCTGGCGAGCCGAAGCGCTTGGCGGTGCAGAGGCTAGAGGATATGAGAGTATCCTTCGTAGACGTGGGAATGGGCCTCGAGCTAGTAAACGGCTCGCTTGGTGGTATCCTCCGTGTGACGGCAAGTACCCCCAATAAGCGCGATCACTTTGGCAAGCGCGTGTCTTTCGAAGGTGGGGGAGTTGAAAATCTTTACGCGTCAAATATCCAAGTCGCAGAACTAAATATGATGAACGCGGCACTTGCCGTAATTAAATGGAAGAAACTCCTCGGCTTTTATCGTGACCTAGAAAACGAACATCACTGTTCCTATACAACCGACGGAAATATGCTGCTGAATGGTGACTCGCTATGA
- a CDS encoding dihydroxyacetone kinase subunit DhaK, with the protein MSKFFFNDRKQLVNDAIEGLIISAPHANLVRLDIDPAIRIVARGDWDKGRVAVISGGGSGHEPAHAGFVGKGMLTAAVCGDVFASPSVDAVLNAIVAVTGDRGCLLIVKNYTGDRLNFGLAAEKAKRHGLKVEMVIVADDIALPDNKQPRGIAGTALVHKIAGYAAEQGKSLGEVRAIAQQASDSVWSLGLAMETCNLPGSGEEGENRIQRGKVELGLGIHGEPGASIVDTHNSKTLIDTLVEPLKAKAGNDRVAVLINNLGGVSALEMALLTKELAHSALKDQIAYLIGPAPLVSSLDMKGFSLSLLRLNDEFERALNADVETVGWQKAVAFAPVRTVKHNAINTGIETQPSDNPGVRAIVDAATETLISLENRLNALDAKVGDGDTGSTFAEGARDIAQQLEQGKLPLDNSAQLFQLIGERLATVMGGSSGVLMSIFFTAAGQAIHDGENIADALLKGLKQMKHYGGADLGDRTLIDALQPALEALQSQDLSAAVAAAKEGAESTAKMQKAGAGRSSYVNSDSLTGVTDPGAVAVAEVFAALVKA; encoded by the coding sequence ATGTCCAAATTTTTCTTCAACGACCGCAAGCAGCTGGTCAATGATGCCATCGAAGGCTTAATTATCTCCGCACCGCACGCTAACCTGGTGCGTCTCGATATCGATCCCGCTATCCGCATCGTTGCGCGCGGCGACTGGGACAAGGGCCGCGTGGCGGTCATCTCCGGCGGTGGCTCCGGCCATGAGCCTGCTCACGCGGGCTTCGTCGGTAAGGGGATGCTCACCGCCGCCGTCTGCGGAGACGTGTTCGCCTCCCCCAGCGTCGACGCCGTGCTTAACGCCATCGTCGCCGTCACCGGCGATCGCGGCTGCCTGCTGATTGTCAAAAACTACACCGGGGATCGCCTCAACTTTGGCCTCGCGGCGGAGAAAGCCAAACGTCACGGCCTGAAGGTTGAGATGGTGATCGTCGCGGACGACATCGCCCTGCCGGATAACAAGCAGCCGCGCGGCATCGCCGGCACGGCGCTGGTGCATAAGATTGCGGGCTACGCCGCCGAGCAGGGTAAATCCCTCGGCGAAGTACGAGCGATAGCCCAGCAGGCCAGCGACAGCGTCTGGAGCCTCGGGCTGGCGATGGAGACCTGCAACCTGCCGGGCAGCGGCGAAGAGGGGGAGAACCGCATCCAGCGCGGCAAGGTCGAGCTGGGTCTCGGCATCCATGGCGAGCCGGGAGCCAGCATCGTCGATACCCACAACAGTAAAACGCTCATCGACACCCTCGTCGAGCCGCTGAAGGCGAAAGCGGGTAACGACCGTGTGGCGGTGCTGATCAACAACCTTGGCGGCGTCTCGGCGCTGGAGATGGCCCTGCTCACCAAAGAGCTGGCGCACTCGGCGCTCAAGGATCAGATTGCTTACCTCATCGGCCCCGCGCCGCTGGTCAGCTCCCTGGATATGAAAGGCTTCTCGCTCTCGCTGCTGCGCCTCAACGATGAGTTCGAGCGTGCCCTCAACGCCGACGTTGAGACCGTCGGCTGGCAAAAAGCGGTGGCCTTCGCCCCGGTGCGCACGGTTAAGCACAATGCGATTAACACCGGCATTGAGACCCAGCCCTCTGACAACCCTGGCGTTCGCGCCATCGTTGACGCTGCCACCGAGACGCTGATTAGCCTGGAGAACCGGCTCAACGCGCTGGATGCCAAAGTAGGCGACGGCGATACCGGCTCGACCTTTGCCGAGGGCGCGCGGGATATCGCCCAGCAGCTTGAGCAAGGTAAGCTGCCGCTAGATAACAGCGCTCAGCTCTTCCAGCTCATTGGTGAGCGACTGGCGACGGTAATGGGCGGCTCCAGCGGAGTGCTGATGTCGATATTCTTCACCGCTGCGGGGCAGGCGATTCACGACGGGGAGAACATCGCCGATGCGCTGTTAAAAGGCCTTAAGCAGATGAAGCACTACGGTGGAGCGGATCTGGGTGACCGGACGCTGATAGACGCCCTACAGCCTGCGCTGGAGGCGTTGCAGAGCCAGGATCTCAGCGCTGCGGTCGCGGCGGCGAAAGAGGGGGCAGAGAGCACCGCGAAGATGCAGAAAGCGGGCGCGGGGCGTTCGTCATACGTGAACAGCGACAGCCTGACCGGCGTTACCGATCCGGGTGCGGTGGCGGTGGCCGAGGTCTTTGCTGCTCTAGTGAAGGCGTAA
- a CDS encoding HNH endonuclease domain-containing protein, with amino-acid sequence MRFYQVDPTLENYWRGVILFGNNFATYKFALAHALYDVDRSESLIKLDDLAVPFSRHICEHLKNAPRQILNDKKPGKLITACLQYNLGEIDEDELHRMTVRYGFSVVLDAFHNVNGGPLEKQFFINERREHKSIRLTDEFYRLTETQQFHNLVHETDARWRLVEKAWEMDLPPQLLDVHYDAGSETLFTQLNNYRISLTSCRNSLNGYQKGHCFYCNAPISLESGHPLLADVDHFIPLVAQRQMPGMNLNGVWNLVLACQSCNRGENGKFAQVPALDLLYRLHARNEYFINSRLPLHEAIINQTGKSEPVRRTFLNDTWNAALACRLRIWQPDAAGEVMFR; translated from the coding sequence ATGCGCTTCTATCAGGTCGATCCCACGCTGGAGAACTACTGGCGCGGCGTGATCCTCTTCGGCAACAACTTCGCCACCTACAAGTTCGCCCTGGCCCATGCCCTGTACGATGTCGATCGCAGCGAATCCCTGATTAAGCTCGATGACCTGGCCGTGCCCTTCAGCAGGCATATCTGCGAGCACCTGAAAAACGCTCCTCGGCAGATCCTTAATGACAAGAAACCCGGCAAGCTGATTACCGCCTGCCTGCAATACAATTTGGGTGAGATAGATGAGGATGAGCTGCATCGAATGACGGTGCGCTACGGCTTCTCAGTGGTGCTGGACGCCTTCCACAACGTCAACGGCGGGCCGCTGGAGAAGCAGTTCTTTATCAACGAACGCCGGGAGCACAAAAGCATCCGCCTGACAGATGAGTTCTATCGCCTGACGGAGACCCAGCAGTTCCACAACCTGGTGCATGAAACCGACGCCCGCTGGCGGCTGGTGGAGAAGGCCTGGGAGATGGATCTGCCTCCGCAGCTGCTGGACGTCCATTATGATGCCGGGAGTGAAACCCTCTTCACCCAGCTCAACAACTATCGCATCTCGCTCACCAGCTGCCGCAACAGCCTGAACGGCTATCAGAAGGGGCACTGCTTCTACTGCAACGCGCCGATAAGCCTGGAGTCCGGGCATCCGCTGCTGGCTGATGTGGATCACTTTATCCCGCTGGTGGCCCAGAGGCAGATGCCGGGGATGAACCTCAACGGCGTCTGGAACCTGGTCCTGGCCTGCCAGTCCTGTAACAGGGGCGAGAATGGCAAGTTCGCGCAGGTTCCCGCCCTCGATCTGCTGTATCGTCTCCATGCCCGCAACGAGTATTTTATTAACAGCAGGCTGCCGCTGCATGAGGCGATCATTAATCAGACCGGCAAGAGCGAGCCGGTGCGCCGCACGTTCTTAAATGATACCTGGAACGCCGCCCTCGCCTGCCGGTTGCGTATCTGGCAGCCGGATGCCGCCGGAGAGGTGATGTTCAGATGA
- a CDS encoding class I SAM-dependent methyltransferase: MTMTYYQHNAQTFFDATVGVDMSPLYAPFLNRVVPDGRVLDAGCGSGRDAKAFSALGYQVEAFDASAEMVELATAYTGLPVRQMAFNALEDEERYDGIWCCASLLHLPQAELPEAMRRLARALKPGGVWYLSFKYGVGEREKEGRHFTDLNEAGLEAVVAAVPQVSIVEQWATQNKRPDRDEVWLNALLRKHLSE, from the coding sequence ATGACGATGACCTATTACCAGCACAACGCGCAGACGTTTTTCGACGCGACGGTGGGAGTGGATATGTCCCCTCTCTACGCGCCCTTCCTGAACCGGGTTGTTCCCGATGGACGAGTGCTGGACGCAGGCTGCGGCTCCGGGCGCGACGCTAAAGCGTTCAGCGCGCTGGGCTATCAGGTGGAGGCGTTCGACGCCTCGGCGGAGATGGTAGAGCTTGCCACGGCCTATACCGGCCTGCCGGTCAGGCAGATGGCGTTTAACGCGTTGGAAGATGAAGAGCGCTACGACGGGATCTGGTGCTGCGCCTCGCTGCTGCATCTTCCTCAGGCCGAACTGCCCGAGGCGATGCGTCGTCTCGCCCGCGCCCTGAAGCCGGGCGGGGTCTGGTATCTGTCGTTCAAATATGGTGTCGGCGAACGGGAGAAAGAGGGGCGGCACTTTACCGATCTGAACGAGGCCGGGCTTGAGGCAGTGGTAGCCGCCGTGCCGCAGGTGAGCATCGTCGAGCAGTGGGCAACGCAGAACAAACGTCCCGATCGCGACGAGGTCTGGCTGAATGCTCTGTTGCGTAAGCATCTGTCTGAATAG
- a CDS encoding NAD(P)-dependent alcohol dehydrogenase, with protein MSKIKSYAAKEAGSELELYEYDAGELQAGDVEVQVDYCGICHSDLSMIDNEWGMSQYPLVAGHEVIGRVAALGSAAQDKGLKVGQRVGIGWTARSCGHCDACISGNQINCLEGATPTILNRGGFAEKIRADWQWVIPLPDSIDIESAGPMLCGGITVFKPLLMHNITATSRVGVIGIGGLGHIAIKLLHAMGCEVTAFSSNPAKEQEVLGFGADKVVNSRDPEALKALAGQFDLIINTVNVDLNWQPYFEALAHGGNFHTVGAVLKPLPVPAFTLIGGDRSISGSATGTPYELRKLLRFAGRSKVAPQTELFPMSQINEALQHVRDGKARYRVVLKADF; from the coding sequence ATGAGCAAAATCAAAAGCTATGCTGCCAAAGAAGCCGGGAGCGAACTGGAGCTATACGAATACGACGCCGGGGAACTGCAGGCCGGGGACGTTGAGGTCCAGGTCGACTACTGCGGCATCTGCCACTCTGACCTGTCGATGATCGACAACGAGTGGGGCATGTCCCAGTATCCGCTGGTCGCCGGGCACGAGGTGATTGGTCGCGTAGCAGCCCTGGGCAGCGCGGCGCAGGACAAAGGTCTGAAGGTGGGCCAGCGTGTGGGTATCGGCTGGACGGCGCGCAGCTGTGGCCACTGCGATGCCTGTATCAGCGGCAACCAGATCAACTGCCTGGAAGGCGCGACCCCGACCATCCTTAACCGCGGCGGCTTTGCTGAAAAGATCCGTGCCGACTGGCAATGGGTGATCCCGCTTCCGGACAGCATCGATATTGAATCCGCCGGGCCAATGCTCTGCGGCGGCATCACGGTGTTTAAACCGCTGCTGATGCACAACATCACCGCCACCAGCCGCGTCGGGGTGATCGGTATCGGCGGCCTGGGCCATATTGCTATTAAACTGCTGCACGCCATGGGCTGCGAGGTGACGGCGTTCAGCTCTAACCCGGCGAAAGAGCAGGAAGTGTTAGGGTTCGGGGCAGATAAGGTGGTGAACAGCCGCGATCCAGAGGCGTTAAAAGCCCTGGCGGGTCAGTTCGATCTGATCATCAACACCGTTAACGTCGACCTGAACTGGCAGCCCTACTTCGAGGCGCTGGCTCACGGCGGAAACTTCCACACCGTTGGCGCGGTGCTGAAGCCGCTTCCGGTTCCGGCCTTCACCCTGATCGGTGGCGACCGCAGCATCTCCGGTTCAGCAACCGGTACGCCGTACGAACTGCGCAAGCTGCTGCGCTTTGCCGGTCGTAGCAAGGTTGCGCCGCAGACCGAGCTGTTCCCGATGTCGCAGATCAACGAGGCCCTGCAGCACGTTCGTGACGGCAAGGCCCGTTATCGCGTGGTGTTGAAGGCAGATTTTTAA
- a CDS encoding integrase arm-type DNA-binding domain-containing protein, producing the protein MALSDVKVRTAKPEEKAYKLTDGEGMVLLVHPNGSKYWRLRYRFGGKEKMLALGKYPEVSLADARARRDDARKQLANGMDPSESKKAVKVEQEQEAITFEVVARDWHASNQKWSASHSARVLKSLEDNLFAAIGKRNIAELKTRDLLVPIKAVESSGRLEVAARLQQRTTAIMRFAVQSGLIDYNPAQEIAGAVATVKRQHRAALELNRIPELLHRIDHYSGRPLTRLAVELTLLVFIRSSELRFARWSEVDFETAMWTIPGEREPLEGVKHSQRGSKMRTPHPVPLSRQALAILEKIKCMNGNRELIFVDDHDPRKPMSENTVNKALRVMGYDTKTEVCGHDFRTMACSSLIESGLWSRDAVERQMSHQERNSVRAAYIHKAEHLGERRLMVQWWADYLDANRERVVSPFDFGKQFLR; encoded by the coding sequence ATGGCTCTGAGTGATGTAAAGGTTCGTACGGCTAAGCCTGAAGAAAAAGCCTATAAACTTACTGACGGTGAAGGCATGGTATTGCTGGTTCACCCTAACGGCTCGAAATACTGGCGGTTACGCTATCGCTTCGGTGGTAAAGAAAAGATGCTGGCATTGGGGAAATACCCTGAAGTGTCGCTGGCGGATGCAAGGGCACGACGTGACGATGCGCGTAAGCAGTTAGCTAATGGCATGGATCCCAGTGAGAGCAAGAAAGCCGTTAAGGTAGAGCAGGAGCAAGAGGCGATAACGTTTGAAGTGGTTGCCAGAGACTGGCACGCCAGCAATCAGAAGTGGTCGGCATCGCATAGTGCTCGTGTATTGAAAAGCCTGGAAGATAATCTCTTTGCCGCTATCGGAAAGCGGAACATTGCGGAGCTTAAGACTCGGGATCTTCTTGTACCCATTAAAGCCGTCGAGTCATCCGGGCGACTTGAAGTTGCCGCCCGTTTACAGCAGCGTACTACCGCGATTATGCGCTTTGCCGTTCAGAGCGGCTTAATTGACTACAACCCCGCGCAAGAGATTGCCGGTGCAGTTGCTACGGTGAAAAGACAGCATCGTGCTGCCTTGGAACTTAATCGCATTCCTGAATTACTTCACCGCATCGATCATTATTCCGGCAGGCCGTTAACCCGATTGGCTGTTGAACTCACTTTGTTGGTTTTTATCCGTTCAAGCGAGCTGCGTTTTGCCCGCTGGTCAGAAGTAGATTTTGAAACGGCTATGTGGACGATTCCGGGCGAGCGTGAGCCACTGGAAGGTGTCAAGCATTCTCAGCGTGGTTCAAAGATGCGGACACCTCATCCTGTTCCCTTATCGCGTCAGGCCTTAGCTATTCTGGAAAAGATCAAATGCATGAACGGGAACCGAGAGCTGATTTTCGTGGACGATCATGATCCGCGTAAGCCGATGAGTGAGAATACGGTTAACAAGGCTCTGCGAGTGATGGGTTATGACACGAAAACGGAAGTATGTGGACATGACTTCAGGACTATGGCGTGTAGTTCTTTGATTGAATCGGGATTGTGGTCGAGGGATGCGGTGGAGCGGCAGATGAGTCATCAGGAACGAAATTCTGTGCGTGCGGCTTACATTCATAAGGCCGAGCATCTGGGGGAGCGGAGGCTAATGGTGCAGTGGTGGGCGGATTATCTGGATGCGAATCGGGAGAGGGTGGTTAGTCCGTTTGACTTCGGGAAACAGTTTCTAAGATAA